A single region of the Nicotiana sylvestris chromosome 6, ASM39365v2, whole genome shotgun sequence genome encodes:
- the LOC138871887 gene encoding uncharacterized protein: MSFVYGYNTAGGRRVLWETLRHISTYTIEPWIILGDFNAILSTEDRINRLPVHVNETIEFQSCVTDIGLGQVNRKGWQYSWCHKRDGDDRIYSHIDWVMGNDKWFQEYGNLEAVYYNLECSDHTSIVIRTLIPRQKLKRPFRLLNVLITQDSFKKAVKQCWEQNIIGYHIYRLWMKLKALKSEARVMNKEISTTEIRVEKLQQRVQEV; the protein is encoded by the coding sequence ATGTCTTTTGTATATGGTTACAATACTGCAGGGGGCAGAAGGGTACTATGGGAGACACTAAGGCACATTAGCACTTATACTATTGAGCCTTGGATTATTCTTGGTGATTTCAATGCTATTCTCTCCACAGAAGATAGAATTAATAGGTTGCCAGTACATGTAAATGAAACAATTGAATTTCAATCTTGTGTCACTGATATTGGACTGGGCCAAGTTAATAGAAAAGGTTGGCAATACTCATGGTGTCATAAGAGAGATGGAGATGATAGAATTTATAGCCATATTGACTGGGTGATGGGTAATGATAAGTGGTTTCAAGAATATGGAAATCTGGAGGCTGTTTACTATAATCTAGAATGCTCAGATCATACTTCCATTGTTATCAGAACACTGATCCCTCGACAAAAGTTGAAAAGACCTTTCAGACTCCTCAATGTACTAATCACGCAGGACTCATTTAAGAAAGCTGTAAAACAATGTTGGGAGCAAAACATCATTGGATATCATATATATAGACTATGGATGAAGCTTAAGGCATTGAAAAGTGAAGCAAGGGTGATGAACAAAGAGATATCTACCACAGAGATTAGAGTTGAAAAATTACAACAGAGGGTGCAGGAAGTGTAG
- the LOC104213606 gene encoding cyclic dof factor 1-like encodes MTCESEIKLFGKILPMVVSGESTGAGRSRIDNRISTGFDVDQYLEDNRTSSSENDEGSESIDYENQTADKDNISGELSKDKLEEEDQNQMMEISEDPKISSESDYSPKSPTDEDPQTVKSAENENEPNNATDSQQTLKKPDKILPCPRCNSTDTKFCYYNNNNVNQPRHFCRSCQRYWTAGGTMRNLPVGAGRRKNKNLASHYRHISIPDDVLLAAQIESPNGFHHPMYKPNGTVLSFGPELPLCESMASALNPAEKRAPNVIPNGFYKQEHRNSSCKGGENGDDCSKGSSIKTSNMMVEGGNSKPHEAVMRNINGFLSPAPCFHGVPFPFPWNAAVPMSAIYPFGFPMPFYPAPYWNCSVPRWSNPWLSQPCRTENEKASGSDPNSPLGKHSREGDDPEGNEPVEQKSSKRSILVPKTLRIDDPDEAAKSSIWSTLGIKYDSASRGGFFKALQPKIDDRDHKDNTSPVLHANPAALSRSLVLQERT; translated from the exons ATGACGTGTGAATCAGAAATCAAGCTGTTCGGTAAGATACTTCCGATGGTCGTGTCCGGCGAATCTACCGGCGCCGGTAGGTCTAGGATTGATAATCGGATTAGCACTGGGTTTGATGTTGATCAATATTTAGAGGACAATAGAACAAGCAGTTCAGAGAATGATGAAGGAAGTGAGTCAATTGACTACGAAAATCAAACAGCTGACAAG GATAATATATCAGGAGAGCTCAGTAAAGACAAATTGGAGGAGGAAGATCAAAATCAGATGATGGAAATATCAGAAGATCCTAAGATTTCATCAGAATCAGATTACAGTCCTAAATCTCCTACTGATGAAGACCCTCAAACAGTAAAATCTGCCGAGAATGAAAATGAACCAAATAATGCAACAGATTCCCAGCAGACACTTAAGAAGCCAGACAAAATTCTCCCATGCCCTCGTTGCAATAGTACGGATACAAAATTCTGTTACTATAATAATAACAATGTCAACCAGCCTCGTCATTTCTGCAGGAGTTGCCAGAGGTATTGGACTGCTGGTGGTACCATGAGGAATCTCCCTGTGGGAGCTGGTCGTCGCAAGAACAAGAATCTTGCATCTCATTATCGTCATATAAGTATCCCTGATGATGTATTACTAGCAGCACAAATTGAATCTCCAAATGGATTTCATCATCCTATGTACAAACCGAATGGCACTGTTCTCTCCTTTGGTCCTGAGTTACCGCTGTGTGAATCTATGGCCTCTGCTTTAAATCCAGCAGAGAAAAGGGCACCGAATGTGATCCCAAATGGCTTTTACAAACAGGAACACAGGAATTCTTCGTGCAAAGGTGGAGAAAATGGCGATGACTGCTCTAAGGGATCTTCCATCAAGACTTCAAATATGATGGTGGAAGGAGGTAACAGCAAGCCGCACGAGGCAGTTATGCGTAATATAAACGGCTTCCTGTCTCCAGCTCCTTGCTTCCACGGAGTACCTTTCCCTTTTCCATGGAATGCTGCAGTTCCTATGTCAGCTATTTACCCCTTTGGATTCCCTATGCCGTTTTACCCTGCACCTTATTGGAACTGCAGTGTGCCTCGTTGGAGTAATCCTTGGCTGAGTCAACCATGTCGAACGGAAAACGAGAAAGCATCAGGTTCTGATCCTAATTCACCTTTAGGGAAGCATTCAAGAGAAGGTGATGATCCTGAGGGCAACGAACCAGTCGAACAAAAGAGTTCAAAAAGGTCTATTTTGGTCCCAAAAACATTGCGAATTGATGATCCTGATGAAGCTGCAAAGAGTTCTATATGGTCAACTCTTGGGATTAAATATGATTCTGCTAGCAGGGGAGGATTTTTTAAGGCTTTGCAACCAAAAATTGATGACAGAGACCACAAAGATAATACATCTCCAGTGTTGCATGCCAACCCTGCAGCCTTATCTAGATCCCTCGTCCTCCAGGAAAGAACCTAA